In the Balaenoptera acutorostrata chromosome 7, mBalAcu1.1, whole genome shotgun sequence genome, one interval contains:
- the GPR85 gene encoding probable G-protein coupled receptor 85 encodes MANYSHAADNILQNLSPLTAFLKLTSLGFIIGVSVVGNLLISILLVKDKTLHRAPYYFLLDLCCSDILRSAICFPFVFNSVKNGSTWTYGTLTCKVIAFLGVLSCFHTAFMLFCISVTRYLAIAHHRFYTKRLTFWTCLAVICMVWTLSVAMAFPPVLDVGTYSFIREEDQCTFQHRSFRANDSLGFMLLLALILLATQLVYLKLIFFVHDRRKMKPVQFVAAVSQNWTFHGPGASGQAAANWLAGFGRGPTPPTLLGIRQNANTTSRRRLLVLDEFKMEKRISRMFYIMTFLFLTLWGPYLVACYWRVFARGPVVPGGFLTAAVWMSFAQAGINPFVCIFSNRELRRCFSTTLLYCRKSRLPREPYCVI; translated from the coding sequence ATGGCGAACTATAGCCATGCAGCTGACAACATTTTGCAAAATCTCTCTCCTCTAACAGCCTTTCTGAAACTGACTTCCTTGGGTTTCATAATAGGAGTCAGCGTGGTGGGCAACCTTCTGATCTCCATTTTGCTAGTGAAAGATAAGACCTTGCATAGAGCACCTTACTACTTCCTGTTGGATCTTTGCTGTTCAGATATCCTCAGATCTGCAATTTGTTTCCCATTTGTATTCAACTCTGTCAAAAATGGCTCTACCTGGACTTATGGGACTCTGACTTGCAAAGTGATTGCCTTTCTGGGGGTTTTGTCCTGTTTCCACACTGCTTTCATGCTCTTCTGTATCAGTGTCACCAGATACTTAGCTATTGCCCATCACCGCTTCTATACAAAGAGGCTGACCTTTTGGACGTGTCTGGCTGTGATCTGCATGGTGTGGACTCTGTCTGTGGCCATGGCATTCCCCCCAGTTTTGGATGTGGGCACTTACTCATTCATTAGGGAAGAAGATCAATGTACCTTCCAACACCGCTCCTTCAGGGCTAATGATTCCTTAGGATTTATGCTGCTCCTTGCCCTCATCCTCCTAGCTACACAGCTTGTCTACCTCAAGCTGATATTTTTTGTCCACGACCGAAGGAAAATGAAGCCAGTCCAGTTTGTAGCAGCAGTCAGCCAGAACTGGACTTTTCATGGCCCTGGAGCCAGTGGCCAGGCAGCTGCCAATTGGCTAGCAGGATTTGGAAGGGGTCCCACACCACCCACCTTGCTGGGCATCAGGCAAAATGCAAACACCACGAGCAGAAGAAGGCTATTGGTCTTAGATGAGttcaaaatggagaaaagaatcaGCAGAATGTTCTATATAATGACTTTTCTCTTCCTAACCTTGTGGGGCCCCTACCTGGTGGCCTGTTACTGGAGAGTTTTTGCAAGAGGGCCTGTAGTACCAGGGGGATTTCTAACAGCCGCTGTCTGGATGAGTTTTGCCCAAGCAGGAATCAATCCTTTTGTCTGCATTTTCTCCAACAGGGAGCTGAGGCGCTGTTTCAGCACAACCCTTCTTTACTGCAGAAAATCCAGGTTACCAAGGGAACCTTACTGTGTTATATGA